In the genome of Bosea sp. ANAM02, the window CCGGACGACGATTTCGGCAGCATCTGAGGCCTGCAACGTCGCGCCGACGCCTTGATACCGTCACAGGCCGATCCCACCTCTTGAGCGCGGCGCAACCGCGCCGCGCAACGAGAGGAGATGACGATGACGCCGCAAGAACGCGACGTGATCGCCGGGATTTTCGACCGCCTTCGGCAGGCGGCCAATCAGCCCCGCGACCCCGAGGCTGAGAATTTCATTGCGGAACGCCTGCGCGAGCAGCCCTACGCGCCCTATGCCATGGCGCAGGCGGTCTATGTGCAGGAACAGGCGCTCGCCAACCTGAACCAGCAGGTCGAGAGCCTGCAGGCGCAATTGCGCGAGGCGCAGGCTCGCGCCAGCGAGGCGGCCCAGCCGCAGGCCGGCGGCTTCCTGTCCGGCATCTTCGGCGGCGGATCGGTGCCGCGTACCGGCTCGGTTCCACCCGTACCGCCGCGCGCCGACGCTGCCGCGCCGTCCGGCGTCTGGAACACGCAGCCGCAGGCGCAAGTCGCCGCCCCGGCGCAGGCTATGCCGATTCAGGCGCAAGCCCAGCCCGGCCCGTGGAGCAACCAGCCGCAGCAGCAAGCCCGCGGCGGCGGCTTCATGGCGAGCGCGCTGACCACGGCGGCCGGCGTGGCGGGCGGCATGATGCTCGGCAATGTGCTGACCAACGCCTTCGGCGGCGGCAGCAAGCCCGCGACCCAGACCGCGAGCGACACCGGCGCGAGCTCAAGTCCGGCTGCGCCGCAGCAGGCGGCTGCCGACCAGAGCGCCAGCGCCCAGCCCGCTCAGGATGGCGGCTATGGCCAGGGCTATGACGGCGAGGCCAATTACCAGAGCGCCAACTATGATGACGCCGACCCCGGCTTCGACGATGGCGGCGGAGACGACGACAGCTGGGTCTGATCGTCCGCGTCGATCTGCGCTGGTAGCCGTGACAGTCAAGGAAAGCCCGCCTCACGGAGGCGGGCTTTTTTTTGCGCCTGAGGCCATTGTCGATGCCCTGGCCTATTTAACTTAGAATTATTCTAATCTATCATGCAATCATGAAACGCGTCACCGATCTCTCCGAAGACGAAATCCTGGCCCTGGCCATCGCGAACGAGGAGGAGGATGCCCGCATCTACCTCTCCTTCGCACAGCGATTGCGCGCGAACTATCCGCATTCGGCGGCGATGTTCGAGGAGATGGCCGCCGAGGAAAAGGGCCATCGCCACAGTCTGCTTGCGCTCTATGAAAGCCGCTTCGGCAAGGAACTGCCGCTCATCACCCGGCAGGACGTGAAAGGTTTCCTGAAGCGTAATCCGGTCTGGCTGCACGAGGATCTGCAGCTCGACGCGGCGCGCCGGCATGCTGCCCTGATGGAACTCGAAGCGAGTCGCTTCTACGCCGATGCGGCCAAGCGCGCCCTCGATACGGGCACCCGCAAACTTCTCGCCGACCTCGCAGAAGCGGAACGTGGCCATGAAAGCATGGCCGAGCGGCTTGGCGAAGAGCTCAGGACCTCCGGCGCGGCGGACGAGGAGGAAGAGACGCGCAAGCGGCTCTTCGTGCTCCAGATCGTCCAGCCGGCGCTGGCCGGGCTGATCGACGGCTCGGTCTCGACACTGGCGCCGATCTTCGCCGCCGCCTTCGCCACGCATGATTCCTGGAACGCCTTCGTCGTCGGCCTTGCCGCCTCGATCGGCGCCGGCATCAGCATGGGCCTGACGGAAGCGCTTTCCGACGACGGCATCGTGACCGGGCGCGGCCATCCCTGGGTGCGCGGGGCGGCCTGCGGCCTCGCCACGACGATCGGCGGCCTCGGCCACACCCTGCCCTACCTGATTCCCGATTTCTGGCTGGCGACCGCGATCGCAGGCATCATCGTCGCCTGCGAACTGGTGGTGATCGCCTGGGTGCGCTGGCGCTACATGGAAACGCCCTTCGCCTCGGCGATCGTCCAGATCGTGATCGGCGGCCTGGCGGTGCTGGCCGTCGGTATCCTGATCGGCAGTTCCTGAGCGCTCAGATCACCAGCACCTTGGCGCCGACGCGGACGCGCTCATAGAGATCGGTGACGTCGTCATTGGTCATGCGGATGCAGCCCGAGGATACCGCCTGCCCGATCGTGTTCGGCTCATTGGTGCCGTGGATGCGGTAGAGAGTCGAGCCGAGATACATCGCGCGCGCGCCCATCGGGTTGTCGGGGCCGCCGGCCATGAAGCGCGGCAGGTCCGGCCGGCGCTTCAGCATCTCGGCCGGGGGCGTCCAGCTCGGCCATTCCGCCTTGCGGGTGATCGTCTTCATGCCGGCCCAGGAGAAGCCCGGCCGGCCGACTCCGATGCCGTAGCGCATCGCCCGTCCGCCCGGCTGCACCAGGAAGAGGAAACGCTGCGGCGTGTCGATGATGATCGTGCCCGGCTTGTGCGGGCCGTCATAGGCGACTTCCTGCTTGCGGAAGCGCGGATCGACGATGTGCTGGATGCCCTGCTGCGGTTCGACCGGCTCGCCAAGCGCAGCCATGCGGCGGCCGGCGCGAGGCTGGCGTGCCGCCTCGAACGGATCGGGCTCGTAGCCGCCTTGCGGCTGCACGCGCTGGCCGTAGGCGTAGCCGCCCGGGCGGTTATAGACCGCGCCGCCGCGACCATAGGGCGTGGGATCGCGGCCGGTCATCAGCATCTCGATGAAACCGCCGCCATAATTGCCGCGCCCGCCTGAAGCCATCGGGTCGTTCGGCGCGGCGTAGCCGTAATTCTGGCGATAGCCCTGCGCGAGGGCCGGGCCGGCCATCGCCAAGGCCCCGGCAAGGGCAAAAAACGGGAGGGCAATCTTTCGACGCATGACGCGGGTACTCTCGACATCGACTGCCGGAAGCCTGCGGCGCGCCCTGAAAGGAATGGTGAATCGTTGACTCTCAGGCGCGGAAACCGGCCTCAACCTGGGCAATTCGCGGAATTAACCTTAGCGAGCGGTCAAGCGACAGGGTAAAGGAAGCCTTGCTGGCGCGGCCTTGCCGCTTCACCGGCGCGCGGAGCGCCAGGCGAGCCAGCGCAGCTTCAGGCCGGTGCGCCAGCGGCCGACATCGCAGGCCAGGATCACCGCCGCATAGACCATGCCGCCGAGCCCGATCTGGAGCGGCAGTTCCAGCGGCACCGGCAGCGCGCCCCGCAGCGGCCAGATCGCGAGCCCCATCGCGAGGCCGGCGGCCAGAACGCAGGCGATCTCGCGCAATGGCGGGAGAACCGGCAATGCGCGCAGCGCGACCACCGCCATGACCAGAAGCGCCGTCAGGTAGGCGGCGCTTTGCGCGATCGAGACCATCGCCGGCGCAAGCATTCCCGGCAGCGCGAAGATGAGGGCGAGATTGACGGCGAGCCCGATCAGGGATGCAAGGATCGCGACGAGCGTGCGCTTCGCCAACAGAAAGACGGGCGCGAGTCCGGCCTGAAACAGCGCGATCGCCGCGAAACCCGGCAGCAGCAGCGCCATATGGCCGGCGAAATGGCCGCGGAAGCTCGCAGGGACGAAAAGCCGCTCGAAGGCGGGCAGGATCAGCCAGAAGCCGAGCGCGACGGGCAGCACGCAGGCGACAACGACGACCATGTTGCGGGCGATGCGCTTCTGCGCGGCGACGCGCCCGCGCGTTTCGTCGAGGCGAATGACCTCGCGCAGCAGCACGATCTCCAGCATCGTGGCCAGCACGGGGAAGAGCCGCAGGCCGATATCCGAGGCCAGCGAGAAATAGCCGGCCTCGGCGAAACCGTGGCTTTCGGCCAGGATGGCGCGATTCAACAACGGGATCGCGGCATAGACCGCGTTGCCCGCGACCAGCGGCAGAGCGTAGCGGGCGAAATTGCGCATCAGGTCCGTGCGGAACGGGCCGGATGCCGGCCGGGCATCGGTCAGCCGGCCGCGGTTGGCGAGAACCGCCGCGACCACGCTCAGCACGCCGCCGAGCAGGACGATCACGGGATCGCGGGTCCACCAGGCGCCACCGACCATCAACAGCAGGGCCGCGACGCTGCGGACGAGAACGAGCCGGGCATAGGCCGCGTCGAGGAAGCGGGCGCGGGCGATGGCCGCGTGATAGTCGAACCAGCCGGCGGCGACGCCGCCCGCGACCGAAACGATCAGCAGCGCCGCCGGCAGCCCGGTATCGACACCCGCCAGCATAGCCGCCGCCAGAAGGGCTGAGAGCGACAGGCCGACCCCGGCGAAGAGCAGATCGAGCGTCGCCCGGACGCCGGGATCGCTCTCCCGGCTCTGGAGCGAATAGAAGCGGACGACGGAGAGCTTCAGCCAGTCGAGCAGGGCCGTGTTGACGAGCACGACGGTCGCCGCGCCGATGGCATAGAGCCCGAAGGCCTCCGGCCCGAGGAACAGGGCGACGAGCAGCCCGAGCACGAAGTTCAGCCCGGCATTGACGATGAAAGGCAGAAGAACGGTCATCGTGCCTTCATCCCGTTCCGGTCTTCACGCTGCCACGGCCGGTCGCCGGGTCGGGGTCGCATCCGCTTTTCTTCAATGCGGACCGATCTCCGCTTGGCTCGGCAGTGCTCTACCGGAACAGGTCACCCGTCTTGGGATTGACCTGCCGGTGATGGGCTTTCGATGGCTTCGCCAACCCGCCTTGCTTTCGTCCACCGCGCCGGGTCGCGCCGACGAAGAAGATGGCAACGGCGCTCGCGATGATCAGCAGCATCGCCATCAACGCCATCAGGTTCACCCATCCTGCCGACATCTCGCTCCCAGCCTCCGCTCCGCTGTCGCTTCAGTAGCCCAGCCACGCCGTGATGAGAACAGCGGCGGCGAACAAGGCGATGAACACGGCGCCGAACAGCTTGAAGTCACGGTCGTCATGGCTGGAGACCATCCTGTCATAGGCTTCATCGCCCATGGCCTTGCGGGCCAGCCGCTCCCGCAGCAGGCGTCTCGCCTCGTTAGGCTCGTGCTGCATCTGCTTGTCGTATCCGGGCATGGCTCCTCCGTGGCGCGATCCGGACTTCGGGCGGGCTTCCGGCCGAGGCCAGCATCACGGATCACGGGCGCGCCGTCACCCCGGGGAGCCCGGTTTCTTCGCCGGAAAGACCATGCAGGTCTCGGTGCCATGGGCGAGCAGCTTGCCGCGCGCATCGACCAGCCTGCCTTCCGTCGTGATGACCGCGTTGCCACGATGGATCAACTTGCCCTCGCAGCGGACCAGGCCGCTGTCGGGCATGACCGGACGGACATAGTTCAGCTTCATCTCCAGCGTGGTGTAGCCCTCGCCCGGCTTCAGCGTTGCATGAGCGGCGCAGGCCATGGCGGAATCGAGGATGGTCGCGGTCCAGCCGCCATGGATCGTGCCGAGCGGGTTGAAGAAACGCGCCGAGGGCCGGCCGACGAATACGACCCGGCCCTCATCGGCCTCGGCCAGCTCGAAATCCATCGCATCGGCGAAGGGCGGCGCCGGATTGGTGCCGGCAATGATCCCGCGCAGGAAACTCAAGCCATCGCCCGCGACCAGTTCCTCGCGAGACACCACCCCCACCCTGCGCATCGTATCAATCCCCATTCGTGTATCTGCACGATAAGAAGGAAGCCGCGAGCGCGTCAATCCGGGAGAGGAGGCGAACCTTCCAGCGGTTATCCCGGACGTAGCGAAGTGGAGATGCGAGATCCATTCCGGAGCCTTTTCCGATTGAAGCTCCGGAATGGATCCCGGGCCTCTCTGCGGTCGCTCGGGATAACCGCTGAAAGGCTCGAACTCGACGTCAGAACCCGACCTCAGCGCTCGCCGCGCGCCGCCCGGCGCAGCGCCTTGAGACCGTCGCGGGTCTCGCGCCAGCGCTCCTCGCCGAAGCCGCCCTCGATCTTGTCCTGCGCCTCCCGCCAATACGGGATCGCGGCCTCGATCGCGGCCCTGCCCTTCTCGGTCACCGCATAGATCGAGGCGCGGCCACGGCACTCGACCGGCTCGACCATGCCCTCGGCAGCGAGAAGCTGGAGGTTGCGCGTGAGCGAGGTCCGTTCCAGCGCAAAGCGTTCGGCCAACTCCGTGACCGATTTCCATTGCCCGGTCGAGAGCGCCGAGAGCAGCACGAACTGCGTGATCTTGAGACCGCTCGGGCGCATCGCCTCGTCATAGGCCCGCGTCACGGCGCGTGCGGTCATGCGGACGTGCAGCGCGACGCAGGAGCGGGCGATGGCGTCGAGGCGCGGGTCGGGCGAGGGCGTCGTCATTCCGCCATGTTAGCGTGTTCAAGCGCTGCTGCCAGCAGGCTCGAAGCGACCTGCGACACCGCATCCGCCGCCGTTCACTTTATCGCCGGGTGCTTTCTTGACTCTCCGCGACCCCGCGCCTATCTCCGCTGGCATCTGTTAGCACTCTCACTTGGTGACTGCTAACAGCCTCCCCCGGGCGCCCTCCAGCGGCACCCGAAACGAATATGACCGAGAGGAAGACAGAACCATGAAGTTCCGTCCGTTGCATGACCGCGTCGTGGTCCGCCGCCTTGACAGCGAAGAGAAGACCAAGGGCGGCATCATCATCCCCGAGACCGCCAAGGAAAAGCCCCAGGAGGGCGAGGTCATCGCCGTCGGTTCCGGCGCGCGTGACGATGCCGGCAAGCTCGTCGCCCTCGATGTCAAGAAGGGCGACCGCGTCCTGTTCGGCAAGTGGTCGGGCACCGAGGTCAAGATCGACGGTCAGGACCTCCTGATCATGAAGGAATCCGACATCATGGGCGTCGTCGGCTGATAGCCGCCTGACCACTTTCTCAACTTTTCAAATTCAGTCCAAGGAGTAGCTCTCATGGCTGCCAAAGACGTCAAATTCGGCACGGAAGCCCGCGACAAGATGCTGCGCGGCGTGGATGTCCTCGCCAATGCCGTGAAGGTCACGCTGGGTCCGAAGGGCCGCAACGTCGTGATCGAGAAGTCGTTCGGCGCTCCGCGCATCACCAAGGACGGCGTCACCGTCGCCAAGGAGATCGAGCTTTCCGACAAGTTCGAGAACATGGGCGCCCAGATGGTCCGCGAAGTCGCTTCGCGCCAGAACGACCATGCCGGCGACGGCACCACCACCGCCACCGTTCTCGCCCAGGCGATCGTCCGTGAAGGCGCCAAGTCGGTTGCGGCCGGCATGAACCCGATGGACCTGAAGCGCGGCATCGACCTCGCGGTCGAGGCGATCGTTTCGGACCTCAAGAAGAACTCGAAGAAGGTCACCTCGAACGCGGAAGTCGCGCAGGTCGGCACCATCTCGGCCAACGGCGACGTGTCGGTCGGCGAGATGATCTCGAAGGCCATGCAGAAGGTCGGCAACGAGGGTGTCATCACCGTCGAGGAAGCCAAGACCGCCGAGACCGAACTCGACGTCGTCGAGGGCATGCAGTTCGACCGCGGCTACCTGTCGCCGTACTTCATCACCAACTCCGAGAAGATGGTCGCCGAGCTCGACGACCCCTACATCCTCGTCTTCGAGAAGAAGCTGTCCTCGCTCCAGGCGATGCTGCCGATCCTCGAGGCCGTCGTGCAGACCGGCAAGCCGCTGCTCATCATCGCCGAGGACGTCGAGGGCGAGGCCCTGGCCACGCTCGTCGTCAACAAGCTCCGTGGCGGCCTGAAGGTCGCGGCCGTCAAGGCTCCGGGCTTCGGTGATCGCCGCAAGGCCATGCTCGAGGACATCTCGATCCTGACCGCCGGCCAGATGATCTCGGAAGACCTCGGCATCAAGCTCGAGACCGTGACGCTCAACATGCTCGGCCGCGCCAAGCGCGTGCGCATCGAGAAGGAGAACACCACGATCATCGACGGCGCCGGCAAGAAGAAGGACATCGAGGCTCGCGTCGGCCAGATCAAGGCCCAGATCGAGGAGACCTCCTCCGACTACGACCGTGAGAAGCTCCAGGAGCGTCTGGCCAAGCTCGCCGGCGGCGTCGCGGTCATCCGCGTCGGCGGCGCGACCGAGGTCGAGGTCAAGGAGAAGAAGGACCGCGTCGACGATGCCCTGAACGCCACCCGCGCTGCTGTGGAAGAAGGCATCCTCCCCGGCGGCGGCGTTGCGCTCCTGCGCGCACTGTCCTCGGTCAAGTCGATCAAGACCCAGAATGACGACCAGAAGACCGGTGTCGAGATCGTCCGCAAGGCGATCACCGCTCCGGCCCGCCAGATCGTCGAGAACGCCGGCGATGACGGCGCGGTCGTGGTCGGCAAGCTGCTGGAGTCGAAGGACTACACCTACGGCTACAACGCCCAGACCGGCGAGTACGGCGATCTGGTCAAGGCCGGCATCATCGACCCGACCAAGGTCGTCCGCACGGCGATCCAGGACGCGGCTTCGATCGCGGGCCTGCTGATCACCACCGAGGCGATGGTCGCCGACCTGCCGAAGAAGGAAGCCCCGATGCCCCCGATGGGCGGCGGCGGCATGGGCGGCATGGACTTCTGAGGAAATCCAGCTTCTCGAAAACACTCAAGGAAGGCCCGGCGCAAGCCGGGCCTTTTTTGTTTCGATCGCGCCATGCGTTCACGGCACCCCGCTGGGCCGCCTCTGCCATGCCGCCGCCATGTCTTCTCGCCTATAAAAGCGGCAAGCGCGCCGCTTTCTGGCGCGCCAAACGGCAATCATCGGGAGAGGCTCATGACGACCTCCAAACTCCTCACCGGCGTCGCTTTCGCCGCGACGCTGCTCGCCGCCCAGGCCGCGCAGGCCGACATCACCATCGGCCTCGTCGCGCCGCTGACCGGCCCCGTCGCCGCCTATGGCGACCAGGTCAAGAACGGCGCGCAGACCGCCGTCGACGTGATCAACAAGAATGGCGGCGTGCTCGGCGAGAAGCTCGTGCTGAAGCTCGCCGACGATGCCGGCGATCCCAAGCAGGGCGTCTCCTCCGCCAACCTGCTGGTCGGCGACAAGGTCAAGTTCGTGGTGGGGCCGGTGACCTCCGGCGTCGCCATGGCGGTCTCGGACGTGTTCTCCGAGAGCGGCGTGCTGATGGTGACGCCGACCGCGACCTCGCCGGCGCTGACGACGCGCGGCCTGACCAATGTCTTCCGCACCTGCGGCCGCGACGACCAGCAGGCGGACATCGCCGCGGCTTACGTCCTGAAGAACCTCAAGGACAAGAAGATCGCGATCGTCCACGACAAGGGCACCTACGGCAAGGGCCTGGCCGACGCCTTCCAGAAGGGCATCAATGCCGGCGGGATGAAGGAAGTCGCGGCGCTGACCGTCAATCCCGGCGACAAGGATCTCTCGGCCGTCGTCACGCGCCTGAAGGCGGCCAATGTCGAGGTGATCTATTTCGGCGGCTATCACCCTGAAGGCGGCCTGCTCGCGCGCCAGCTCGCCGATGCCGGCGTCAAGACGGTGATCATCGGCGGCGAGGGCCTGTCGAACACCGAATACGCCGCCATCGGCGGCGACCATGCCACCGGCACGCTCTTCACCAATGCGACCGACGCGCTGAAGAACCCCGATTCAGCCCAGGCGGTCGCGGCGCTGAAGGAGAAGGGCATCCCGCCCGAGGCCTTCACGCTGAATGCCTATGCGGCCGTCGAAGTGCTCAAGGCCGCGATCGAGAAGGCCGGCAAGCCGGGCGATGCCAATGGCGCGGCCAAGGCCCTGCACGCCGGCATGCCGATCAAGACCGCGATCGGCACGCTGACCTATGGCAAGACCGGCGACCTGAGCTCGCCGAGCTTCTCCATGTACAAGTGGAACGCCGGCAAGATCGTCGCAGCCGAGTGATCGGCTGATCTGATCCTTCGAGCTTCGCGCCTCGGACGAGCCCCGCTCGCCCGGGGCGTTTCGTTTTATTGCCGCCGCGCCGCATTGTGCAAAAGCGCGGGTCATCCCGGACAAGCTGCGGAGCAGCGCCGATCCGGGATCCATTTCGGAACCCTTCCGATAAAGGTTCCGGAATGGATCCCGGGTCTTCCTACGGTCGCCCGGGATGACCACGCGATTTGCTGGAAGCCAGTCCCGGCAGCCATTTTCGGCTCGCCGTCACCTCTCCATCAGATGACAATTTGCTCATCCGGGCGCGCTGCCATTGAAAGGCCACGCCCGCTGCGACATGGTCCGAATCGTGGCCTTCATCGTCTCCCGCCAGGATTTCCTTCCATGCGTTTGCTGAGCATCCTTGTCGCCCTGCTGGCGGCTGCCACGCTGGTCGTCGGGCAACAGGCCGGATCGGCCGGCGTGATCGGCATGGGCGTCATCGGGCTGCTGCTGGCCGCGGTGACCTTCCGTTCACCCACCCTGCCCTTCTTCCTGCGCATCTTCTCCTGCGTCTTCGCAGTCGAGTATCTGGTGTTCGGGGCTTCGGCGATCGCGGCGCAACTCGGCTGGTGGCCCGCGGCGCTCGGCATTCCGCCGATACCGACGAGCCTGCCCACTACGGTCGGCGTTTTCGCGATCCTGATCTACGCGATCTCCTTCGTCCCCGTGATCGCGAAGATCGCGCGGCTGGCATCGCCCTATTTCGAGTCCGATGCGACCACGACCGCCAACCTCTGGCCGATCGGGCCCTTCAAGATCCGGCTCGGCACGCTCGCCGTCTCGCTCTTCGTCTTCCTGATCGTGCTGAACCAGGCTCAGGTCGGCATCACGCTGCGCCTCTCCTTCTTCAACCGCGACATGTACGACGCGCTGCAGAACAAGGACGCGGCGGCGTTCTGGTACCAGCTCTTCTACGTGTTCTGCGTCTGGGCCTTGCTCTGGGTCGTCTCGAACCTGATCGAGCTGTTCGCCAATTACACGATCCTGATCCGCTGGCGGCAGTACATGGCGAACGCGTACACCAAAGCCTGGCTCGACCACGCCACGCATTACCGGATCGCGCTCGCCGGCAGCGTCGACAACCCCGATCAGCGCATCGCCGAGGACACGCGCTCCTTCGTGAACTCGACCTATAACTTCGCGCTGCCCCTGCTCTCGCAGGTCTCGACGCTGGTTTCGTTCTCGATCATCCTCTGGAACATCCCCGTCGCCTTCACCCTGCCGGGCACCTCCTTCGCCGTGCCGGGCTATATCTTCTGGGTGGCGTTCTTCTACGCGGCGGCGGCGACCTGGCTGACCCATCTGATCGGCCGCCCCCTGATCCGGCTCGAGTTCGAGCAGGAAAAGCGCGAGGCGAATTTCCGCTTCGCGCTGGCGCGCCTGCGCGAATATTCCGAGCAGATCGCACTGATGGCCGGCGAGCCGACAGAGCGCAGCCATCTCGCCCAGCGCTTCCGCGATATCGTCGAGAACTTCTACCGACTGGTCTGGCGCCGCCTGAAGCTCACCAGCTTCACGCTGTCCTACAACCAGCTCAGCGTGGTCCTGCCCTATATCATTCTGGCACCGTATTATTTTGCCGGCACGATCACGCTGGGCATCATGATGCAGGTCGCCGGCGCCTTCGACCGGGTGCAGACGGCGCTGTCCTTCATCATCAACAGCTACTCCTCGATCGCCCAGTACCTGGCGGCCATCAGCCGTCTGACGACCTTCGAGCAGGCCGTCGCCGACGCGCAGCACGGTGCGATCAGCGAGGAGGCTCTCGGCCGCGAGAGCTCGCGCGACGAGAGCCTGCATATCCGCGACGCGACGCTCCTCCTGCCCAACGGCAAGGCGATCGTGAAGCTCGGCGCGCTCGATCTGGGCACGGCGCGCTCGACGCTGCTGATCGGCCCTTCCGGCTCGGGCAAGTCGACGCTGTTCCGCGCCATTGCCGGCATCTGGCCCTTCGGCGACGGCAAGGTGGGCATTCCCGCGGATGCGCAGATCATGCTGCTGCCGCAGCGTCCCTATCTGCCGCAGGGCTCGCTGCGGGCGGCGCTCGCCTATCCGGCCGAGGAAGGCGCCTATGACGACGCCGCGATCCGCGCCGCGATGGAGAAGGTCAAGCTCGGCCATCTCGCAGAGAAGCTCGACGAGGTCGATCTCTGGGGCCAGCGCCTCTCGGGTGGCGAGCAGCAGCGGCTGGCCGTCGCGCGCGCCCTGCTGAGCAGGCCGGACTGGCTCTTCCTGGACGAGGCCACCGCCTCGCTCGACGAGAAGCTGGAAGGCGAGATCTACGCGACGATCGAGCGCGAACTGCCGCAGGCCCGCATCGTCTCGATCGGCCACCGCACGACGCTGCGCGCCATGCACGACGCCCTCGTGACGATGGAGCCGAATGCAGACGGCACGTTCACGCCGACGCCGACGGCCAGGGCGCCAGCCTAAAGCGCGCCGGTTTCACGCTGAAGCGGGCGCCAAGCTCGCCCCGTCCGCTATGGCGCAGCAGGCCGGCAACGCGAGGTGTCCGCAATCAAAAAGGGTCGCTCACGCGACCCTTTTTTCGATGAACCCTCGTGTTCTCAGAGGCGCAACGCGCACGCCCGTCACAGCGAGCGGCTAAGCGTCAATTCTCCAGCCCCGCCCTTCAGGACGAGGCGACCATTGACCAGATCCCATTTCTGGGTCGCGCGCAGGGCGAGCAGGAACGCCCGCTCGAAATCGAGCACGCCCTTGTCGCAGCTGCGCTTGGTGATCGCGATCGGGCCGACGGCGAAACCCTGCTGGCGCAGAGGATAGGCGGAGGCCGAGAAGGTATTGCAGCCGCCGAAGCCGGTACCGCGCAGGTTCTGGTCGATCATCAGGGTCGCGCGCCGATCCTGGACCGGCTTGCCGTTCAGCGCCACGACGCTCCAGCTCGCGCCGAGCGGGAAGGTCTTCTCCTGCTGCGGCATCGGGATCGGGGCGCTGCCGCCGGCCCTGTCCTCGGGCGACATGAGCGATCCCCGGCGCTGCGCAGCCGCTTCGCCCGGCATCAGCATCGGCACGGCCAGGGCCGCAAGAACGGCCGCAAGGCCAAGGCGTCGAATCATGATCGTCTTACCCGCATTCACTCGCACGGCCACGCGACGTGCCGCCAAACCGGTTAACACGCCTAGAGGCTGCTAGGGAC includes:
- a CDS encoding ABC transporter ATP-binding protein/permease, with the protein product MRLLSILVALLAAATLVVGQQAGSAGVIGMGVIGLLLAAVTFRSPTLPFFLRIFSCVFAVEYLVFGASAIAAQLGWWPAALGIPPIPTSLPTTVGVFAILIYAISFVPVIAKIARLASPYFESDATTTANLWPIGPFKIRLGTLAVSLFVFLIVLNQAQVGITLRLSFFNRDMYDALQNKDAAAFWYQLFYVFCVWALLWVVSNLIELFANYTILIRWRQYMANAYTKAWLDHATHYRIALAGSVDNPDQRIAEDTRSFVNSTYNFALPLLSQVSTLVSFSIILWNIPVAFTLPGTSFAVPGYIFWVAFFYAAAATWLTHLIGRPLIRLEFEQEKREANFRFALARLREYSEQIALMAGEPTERSHLAQRFRDIVENFYRLVWRRLKLTSFTLSYNQLSVVLPYIILAPYYFAGTITLGIMMQVAGAFDRVQTALSFIINSYSSIAQYLAAISRLTTFEQAVADAQHGAISEEALGRESSRDESLHIRDATLLLPNGKAIVKLGALDLGTARSTLLIGPSGSGKSTLFRAIAGIWPFGDGKVGIPADAQIMLLPQRPYLPQGSLRAALAYPAEEGAYDDAAIRAAMEKVKLGHLAEKLDEVDLWGQRLSGGEQQRLAVARALLSRPDWLFLDEATASLDEKLEGEIYATIERELPQARIVSIGHRTTLRAMHDALVTMEPNADGTFTPTPTARAPA
- a CDS encoding META domain-containing protein: MIRRLGLAAVLAALAVPMLMPGEAAAQRRGSLMSPEDRAGGSAPIPMPQQEKTFPLGASWSVVALNGKPVQDRRATLMIDQNLRGTGFGGCNTFSASAYPLRQQGFAVGPIAITKRSCDKGVLDFERAFLLALRATQKWDLVNGRLVLKGGAGELTLSRSL